In the Sandaracinus amylolyticus genome, CAGCTCTTCGTGCCGACGCGGATCGATCTCGGTCGCGCGATCGTGATGAGCGCCGAAGAGGTGCGCACGATCGTGATCGGGAGCGAGGAGTTCTACGAGCACCACGTGCGTCAGGACGGGCGCGTGCGGCTTCGTTATCGCGTGCGCACGGGCGACACGTTGTCGGAGATCGCGGAGCGCTTCGGGCTCTCGACGGGATCGATGGCGCGCATCAACCAGATCGCGCGCGAGGCCACGCTGCGCGTCGGGCAGGAGCTCGTCGTGTACTGCGAGCCCGCGCGCGTGCCCGCGGAGCTGCGCGATCAGATCTCGAGCGAGCCGGTCGTGGCGCAGGCCGAGACCGAGGTCGAGGGCGAAGAGGCCGAGACCGAAGAGCCGGAGGCCGAAGAGGCCGAGGAGCCCGAGGCCGACATCGAAGCGTCCGCGGAGGCCGATCCCGCGGGCTAGACTCCGCGCGTGCTCTCCATCGCCGACGCGCTCGAGTCGATCCTCGCTTCGATCCCCACGCTCGGCGCCGAGCGCGTGTCGCTCGACGACGCGCTCGGTCGGGCTCTCGCTGCGCCCGTCTTCGCGCGGCACGACGCGCCCCCCTTCGACGCGAGCGCGATGGACGGCTGGGCCGTGCGCACCGTCGATCTCGCGGGCGCGAGCGACGCCGCACCGAGCACACTCGAGGCGAACGGGGAGTCACGCGCCGGCGGCGAGTGGCCCGCGCCGATCACCCCGCGCACCGCGATGCGCATCTTCACCGGCGCTCCCGTGCCCGAAGGGGCCGACGCGGTGGTGATGCAGGAGGACGTCGACGCGCAGGGCAGCCTCGTGCGCTTCCGTCGGGCGCCTCCGCGCGGCGCCCACATTCGATCGCGCGGCGAGGACCTCGCGGTCGGCGCGGAAATTCTGGCACTCGGTGCCAGAGTCGGCGCAGGCGAGATCGCGCTCCTCGCGAGCCAGGGCGTGACGAGCGTCGACGTGCTCCGCGCGCCGCGGGTCGCGGTGCTGGTGAACGGCGACGAGCTGCGCGACCCCGGCGAGCCCGCGCGAGCGGGCACGATCTTCGACTCGAACGGGCCCACGATCGCTGCCGCGGTGCGCGAGGCGGGTGGTGTCGCGATCCGGATCCCGCGCGCCCCCGACGAGCTCGAGGCGCTCACCACGCGCGTGCGCGAAGGGCTCCTCGCCGACGCGCTCGTCGTGTGCGGCGGCGTGTCGGTCGGCGATCACGATCTCGTGCACCTCGCGCTCGCCGCGGCAGGTGTCGAGGCGCGCTTCTGGAAGGTCGCGATGAAGCCCGGCAAGCCGCTCACGTTCGGCCTCGCGGGCACGACGCCGGTGTTCGGGCTGCCCGGCAATCCGGTGAGCGCGTGGGTCACGTTCGAGCTCTTCGTGCGGCCCGCGCTGCGCCGGATGATGGGCGATCCGCGCCCGTTCCGGCGCGTGATCGAGGTCGAGCTCGGGCATGCGCATCGACGCTCGACGGGACGCATCGAGCTCGCGCGAGCGCGCCTCGAGTGGC is a window encoding:
- the glp gene encoding gephyrin-like molybdotransferase Glp; its protein translation is MLSIADALESILASIPTLGAERVSLDDALGRALAAPVFARHDAPPFDASAMDGWAVRTVDLAGASDAAPSTLEANGESRAGGEWPAPITPRTAMRIFTGAPVPEGADAVVMQEDVDAQGSLVRFRRAPPRGAHIRSRGEDLAVGAEILALGARVGAGEIALLASQGVTSVDVLRAPRVAVLVNGDELRDPGEPARAGTIFDSNGPTIAAAVREAGGVAIRIPRAPDELEALTTRVREGLLADALVVCGGVSVGDHDLVHLALAAAGVEARFWKVAMKPGKPLTFGLAGTTPVFGLPGNPVSAWVTFELFVRPALRRMMGDPRPFRRVIEVELGHAHRRSTGRIELARARLEWRDGRAIASIGGKQGSGSTQSIANVDALLILPAEIGTFEPGARVPAMLLREGSDASPFA